The genomic window CGATGAATAACTAACTAAGCTCGGGTGATAGGGTCTCCTCCAAGTGATAGGCTTTCCCAAACCCATTGTTGAGTGAAAAGCTCGTCCAAACTCGTAACTTTGCAGTTGCTACATTTCCCTGGTGCTTTTTCTGGCTCTGCTCCGAAAATGTACAAGTCTTTGGCTTTCCAATCTGCGAGATAAGTGGCGAACTTCGAGTTGACTCGTGAGATCACCATCAAATCTGATTCATCATTGTCCAATGCCCATTTATCAATATCCTTCACCATCCTATTATATCTCGCATTTGCATCTCCTGAAAACCATAGTTATATCAATGGAGATA from Arabidopsis thaliana chromosome 3, partial sequence includes these protein-coding regions:
- a CDS encoding Putative endonuclease or glycosyl hydrolase (Putative endonuclease or glycosyl hydrolase; BEST Arabidopsis thaliana protein match is: Putative endonuclease or glycosyl hydrolase (TAIR:AT3G61090.1); Has 98 Blast hits to 98 proteins in 10 species: Archae - 0; Bacteria - 0; Metazoa - 0; Fungi - 0; Plants - 98; Viruses - 0; Other Eukaryotes - 0 (source: NCBI BLink).), which gives rise to MTTEEEDKVVVFWDVVECPLPDDLEPSEVSENIESALDRQGYLPCNVSIRVYGKKNHEFKDEFLLANIMFVPAGDANARYNRMVKDIDKWALDNDESDLMVISRVNSKFATYLADWKAKDLYIFGAEPEKAPGKCSNCKVTSLDELFTQQWVWESLSLGGDPITRA